The genome window CTCTGACGCAGCCCAACCAAAGTGTTCACAGTTCACAACATGAAGCCCACCCTAAGTTCAAACgtaattcttttattttatttttaagttcTTAGGACAACACCTTACTGGGAAGCAGTTATTTCTACTGATCGTGCTCGCACAATATATACATACCAGGTCCAAAGCCATGCGAATAAGTACGTTTCATAAAGATATGTCTCTGAAGAAATCATGCCCCTTAAAACTTTTCTACACTGACTCCATCTCTAAGGACCTCATAAGCCTCTCTGTTCCTGCTTTTCTTCATCCCAGCTGTGAAATGGAGTTTCGATCCATCCGCTGTGATACAGGAGACCTTAACCCAAATCATAACCTTTGTCTTCATACCCTCTACATCGGTTAGCTTCCCTTTCTCCAGATATCCAGTTACAGTTGTGTCAAAACGCAGGACCGATGAGTCCCTGTATCCCACTTCACAGATTGAGGGAACAAATACAGTAAGCTTTCCGGTCTCTTCATTAAACTCATAATTGGTGGCATCACGAGGGAAAATTCCTATAGCCAATCCATATTCCTTCAATAACTCGGGCAATGGCTTTTGCATTTTTCCTGTAAAAAGGGGTATTATCTAATTCCAATAATGCCAAAGCcaattatatgaatatttgAACTCTGATGGAGGaactcaaattcaaattttgaCATCATAAAAAAAGCCGCATTCACATGcacgtaaataaataaaaaaactctCGAGCAAGCCTCTCGTAGTGGGTGGGGTCGGAGACAAGCAGGATGCACAcggaccttacccccacataatatgcggagagactgcttctaggaattgaacttgcGACAACTAGATTGCACCCCTGCAAATATACCACTAGGCCTCATGCGCATATGAAATTGGAATGATACTATGATGCGCCACTTCGAGATCCAAGCTAGCTGCCAATGCTAACACTTGTTTACTAAGCCAATTTTCAGTACATAAACAATCAATATTTTAAAAGGTGGCATAAAATATTTCAATACTAACTCAACTACCTTTTCTTTGTTGAAGATGTCCCTATCAGAGCTTAATCTGGCTATGAGTGCCTACGGCAGTTCTGTAGCATAAAAAAGGTACAAGCATCCCAAGTCCCAACCCTCCCCATCTTCGCTCCTCTCCTCTCCCTCCCGCAccccaaaaaaaagagttccTAAACACTATAAACTAAATTCTCATCAACGTCTATGAGATAGTTTATGAAAGTGAGGTCTCAGAATATATTCAAGGCTGCAACCACAAAAACCACTCTTTGACATAATGTGCATGGTGTTGAGAAGCAAAGCAACAATTTATACTAGTaattttcaagaagaaaaatatgggggggggggggggaagaaAACACACCTTTGATTTTGTTGACCAACCATTTAGTTCCTCCTTCAATACTGCTTTGCAAAGACTGATAAAATGGGAAATtttaagaattgaacatgtttTCTAAACAAGCTAAAATTAGTAGAATACACAGATAGGAGACCATTAGAACATCAATGTATTTGCATGGATTactgatgcacaattatatatatCAAGCAAACCCAAACTACAGAAGTTTCATACTCTTAGCAGTGATTCAATGATTCACTTGTGCCAGTAAAAACCTCAAAATGCATCACATGACTTTCTTCTAATATTTTGGGCGACATAAAACCCGAGATTTTTCACATTCAATAACATGCCTGTCTAGCTTTTATCTTCATCTATGATCAGGTAGTCatgaattcaaaaaattatttcaGAAAAGTGAGTAAAGTAAGAGTTCAATATAAATGCCTTAACTTATAAACCATCAGTTTAAACTATGAGTCAAAACCGGTGTCAACATACTATAGAAGACCCAGTATTCATAGATGCACCAATCGttcatatatgcatgcatgaacAATCGGCTTAATTTTCCAGATTGAATGCGTCATTTAGGAGACTCCTAGTGCTTATCTTTACAACTATCCACACCCAAACCTGCCTTTTCTTCATCACCATTCCATGTTCAAAATGCCACAAATTCTTCTTGTAACATCAACATGCAACTCAGTGTCATAGAAAAGCTATGATTTTGAttatccaaaaaacaaaaatctacAATTAAGCATCTGATTTCTTAGCCCCAGACTGCAACAGGTTTAAAATTCTAGGTTACTAGAGTTTGCTCAGAGTGTCTGTCATTATTTCCTTACTTATGTTTCCAAATAAACCACAATTGTGCCCTAATTTCCATACCAGTCCATCATCTTCCATACTTACTAAATAAATCTATAACAATCAAATGTTAAAATgaattaaattaaacaaaaacccTAGCTTGATTGGGGATTACATAAAAGGGCTTTCTGACGAGATCAGGGAAATAAACAACCAATTAAGGACTTAATCTCACGTAAAAAACgaagaaaaggaaggaaaaggaaAGCTTACATTGAAGTCATCGCCTACGGAGTCGATCTCCTTGCTTGCCCTCTTGCCAAGCCAATACGAGCCTACCTTGTTCAATATTTGATCCATTGTGTGACTTGGTATCGCCTCGTTCTACCAACCGGGTGATTTTGAACTATCCCTCTCTTCCCCTCTATCAGAGATGCAATAGAACCACAGAATTCTCTAACCGAGTCCCGTCTTTTTCCTTCTATGGTGGGGAGAGAAAAACAGAGACGGAGAAGGGCTCGTTCCTATCTGCAAAGTGCATAAGTTCTCACCCGATAAATCTTGATTCTTGAGCCGGTTGGCTGTTATACTTTGACATTTCAGCCGTCTAAGTCAAaccttatttaaaaaaaagttttgttAAGATAAGATATTATTGGACATTTGGTCGACAATATTATATTGTGGTAAGTGAGTTTTCAAACTACGGCAATTTTTACGCACCCCAACAACTAGTTCGAGTGATAAAAATAATGTGTATCACCCTAGTGCTCAGGGTTCAAATATCTtttatatcattttaaaaaaatgtgataaTTTTTGTTAAAGAATCACaaacaattaaaataaattatgacCAAAATACTTAATTCCCCGATGTAGTAACAATGTCAATCAGGTAATTAGACCCGCTATGAATACCTTTGTAGGTTGAGGAGCAAAAGAGAAATTTGTCCGAGGAGGGGCTTGCGTCTGATTAGTTAGTTGGAGAGACAATAGTTTATCATGGCAATGATTAGTAATTGGTTAGAGAGAATGGTCAGCCACAATAGGACTGAGACACGGCCTAGATTCTTAACAGTTGGGAATTTTTTGCAATGGGCGAAAGCTTGACGGAGCACTGTCCAAAAGTCATACAATTAAAAGTGAAATTTAGGTACTacttcaatttaattaattaataacataACACTATATTTGCGATACTTGACTGCTTGTAGAGTATTTATATCAAAACAATCCCATTCGGATTGGTCGAGTTCACTAATACTGGTTGATCTATTGGACCTAGGAGCCCCATTCAGCTATATGATGGACCAGGCTATATACTTAGTAGTTAGTACAGAAGGATGATGCCCGTTTCGTTACTTTGAAGAACAAGCCCAATCTCCCGGTTGAGCACTTCTTGATCGCTCAACCTTGCCTTGGGCCATAATTATGAATATGTTGTAGACGTGCTTAATGAACGTGTGTCTTTCCTCTTTTCTGTGCACGCGGGTATGACAACTCAAGTTTAGATCCATGTCATTTATGTTAACCGTCCAAAGAATAAATTTGTCTTGTgtcgttctcggttatcaataaaaatataaacgGATCTTACTTATCCAATCAAGATTGTAGCTTTCAGTTATGtatgatcaatatatatatatatgcattactATGTTTGCATCACAGGTGACAATTATTTGAGTTTGATACCTAGAAACAAAACCATTAGATGGTCAAACTGCAGAGCTAAGTAGTTGTAGGAAAGTATGGAGCAATGCATGGAACACTTAAAGCCAATCACATTATTACGTCATGCTCTAGAACCATCATTGGTTGTGATGGCCCATGCTGCATCAGCATTTAGTTTCTTTTATTCTGTGATATTTGCAATGTTTTGTAGtattttaattttctctatGATTTATGAAATATAACGTCCGGATTGTGCATCTAGCACCTCTTTCTGTTTTGCTATTATAAACAAATGCATTGTAAAAACTTTTTTTAACTAaaacgacatcatacaagtttgtctatttagacatccgatatgaatctaaactcGGATCATTAGACCAACgcacacataaatttctcacatgaTAACAAGGTAAATTTGATTAAACCTTATCGTGTGATCATAAGGATATTGTTTTCAATGAGAATCGAGATACATTGTAAACACGAATATTAACTATATGTACATAACTACGTACATACTTTTCAGCAGCTTCTAGGCACCTTCTGCCAACACATTTGATCCTTTGTGTGTGTATACTTAGTCAATGAACCATGCGTTGTCGATGATATTATGgataaggaaaacaaaaaaagtttcAGCATACACTAATCACAAGAACAATTTGAATTGGTCTCCTTATAAGACTTGCTTATTAGTCCAATAGTgggttcttaaaaaaaaattacacaagtGGGTTCAAAAGGTTGAACATCCAAGCAAGCAAATTGAACCCAATACTATTTTATAACTGTTATGGCTCTGTTAAAAGTCCAAATCAACCAATCAAGCAACAAAACCATGGCTTAGCTTATTCCATTGGGACTTGCAGGTGTTTGCCGTGTGTGTATATGGGTCCCGTTGCCACTAGTGGCTCACAAAACTTACCCATGAATCATGTGCTAAAAAGGCTTTTAAGAGTATCCATCAGTTTTGTATACAACCCAACTTGCATGTGTTAGTTGCTtatcaagaaagaaaataatattggTCCAAGTTTGGGGTTAGAATTAACGACTATACACGAGGAAGAAAAGAATAATATGGGGTATGCACTATGCACTCAGAATGTCATGAGTTCGATTCCAATTTAGAGCGATACCTTGTAGCCACGCGTCGATATTTAATTTAATCAAACTTATCATGTCGTTAGATGATAAATTTTTGTGCTAACAAGGCTAACAACGACCCGAGTTTAAACTAAATCGAATGTTCAAAAGATAAGATTGTATGATGTCGTTTTCAGctaaaaaattataagaaaacAAACGATAAAGAAATGGTGAAAACCCATTAATCCCAACCCACCACGGATTAGGTTTGGAGGGACATGCAAGAGTAAACGCCCCTCCAACTAGTTGCTTCgtagaataaaaaaattttaatgtaGAAAAGATTAGGAATCAATTAGACCAGTtttaattgttattattttttgttccaacttggttaaattaaataattaatttggatTTGCAGTGAGGAGACTGTTGCTGGGTCAGTTTTTAAAAATGCTTATCCTTCAGCTTACGACTCTCCTGCAAGTTGCTCGTCCCATTTGAAATGCACTTTTACGAATTTGGACCTTCTCTTACCCACAATTTACGATGCTGCCACTTTGTGTGTGAACAAAATCACTAAAATAGCcttattttctttgttggctAAAGTTGAGTTCATTTTCCTTCAAATGAAACATTTTGTATAAAAAATCAATTTACATTTGAAAGAAAATGTTATACCATCTAAAAGGTTTGATCTAAAAGGTAGATTAGTAATTATGATGCAAGCATACTCTTTTATAAATCcttttctcccttttcttttgattttgtgaattttattttaaaaaaaacaaagttttctataaatttcacaaaatctaaagaaataaaaaaaaaatcaacaatctCGCCccaattttgagataaaaacaaaatattggAGGACCAAACAGGTCATAACTTGCGATTTCATGTTGTGCATCGAAATAGTCAATACTTAGTTCCGCATGTTCCACCACATCTTCTTTCATTTCGAATACTAAATCTTGAAACACCATGAATGTTGAGGTCAGAAATTCAAATAGTAATTATTCATATAAGCAAAACTTCTTAAATTCATGAAGATATAGTACACCATATGAATTTTCATGCTTGCTTTATGGTATATAGAACATATTTACATGGCATAACCAAGGTTATCATTCAAAACAAAGGGCAACTTGGTAACTTCATTTATTGCAACAAGGacctattttaattttatttcccCCAACATGTACACCATATATGTTTATTAAACCTCcctttccttttaaaaaaatccaaCCAAAACCCACTCTCCCCATCCCCCTTCTCCCACAGCGCTTCTCTGTAGAATACCAACCACCGCAAGAAACAAACCCCTTCGCCTTCAGCGACAGACACCGGCTTCTTCCTCTGCAACGATCTTATCTATATATACGCATATACGTACACCTCACAATAACCAAACACACAGAAAAATATGCCATTCAGCCCTCCGAGATCTTCTTCAGTCCTCCTTCAAAGGATCAACACCACCATCCCCACCACCACGACAAATTCAAAACACTGGTCCCCTTTGACATGCACCACGCCTGTACCAGACAACGTGGCACGTTACCATGCTCACTCGGTGGGCCCAAACCAGTGCTGCTCCGCGGTTGTACAGCAGATCGCAGCCCCTGTCTCCACCGTGTGGTCCGTGGTCCGCCGCTTCGATAATCCCCAGGCGTACAAGCACTTCCTAAAGAGCTGCCACCTCATCAACGGTGACGGAAACGTCGGAACTCTACGAGAGGTGCACGTTATTTCGGGACTTCCTGCGGAGAAATCCACCGAGCGCCTCGAGATCCTCGACGAAGAGCGCCACGTCATCAGCTTTAGCGTTGTTGGAGGGGACCACCGTTTGGCAAATTATCGGTCCGTGACGACGCTCCATCCGGCCCCCAACGGTAACGAAACGGTGGTTGTTGAATCGTACGTGGTGGATATTCCGCCGGGGAACACTGAGGAGGAGACGTGCGTGTTCGTGGACACAATCGTCCGGTGCAACCTCCAGTCACTGACTCAGATCGCGGAGAACTTGGCGAGACGATAAACCTTCGTCGTGAGTCAAGCGTTAAATattccttaattattttttgttttttaattagtGTTTTTTGCCTTGCATGGTCAGAACGTCTACTGtgaaacgatgtcgtttttTGTGGGCTAACCGGATTTGGTTAGCTTACTTAGCTACTGTTCCGTTATGTTTTCTCCCTCTTTGTGAAATTATTTAGGTATAATGACAGACTGCGTTGCTTTCACTCTTCAATGTCGTCATTGCAGCCGAAGCTTTGATTTTATAATAAACATTTGTgcataaaataatacaatttttgttttggttggtTGAAAAAACTTGGAATCTTGTGATTGACACTGTTTGGGGAAGTTCAAGTTTCATGGGTGCACGtataacgtgaaaaactgtagGATCCCAGTAGTGTCAGAGATTGAAGATCTATAAAGTAAGTTACAAATGATGGGACGATCTATAAAATGAGATTGTTAAATGTTTAATTAAGTACCAGTTTCAGGCGTAAATGCATCTGATGATCATCAGCGGCAGCAGCAAATGAAGGCATGTATGGCCTAGCTAATATGACTTGGGTTGTATTAAtgttaatttgttttttggaaTGTAACGTTGGGTTTTCTTTCATTGATATTGCGGTTGGTTGATCTATAAAAGTTAGACCGTTATCATGATAGGATCCCGGAAGCTTGTTGAGTTGTATGATTTCATGATCATCATGTGGGATATGTAGAGCTTAtgaattcacttggatcatgTACATTCAACTTAACAGATAGAATAATTGGGGCACGAATTACtgtgatttttatcattttcgaagcAGAATAGTCTTATAGATTGGAGTGTTTTTGTCTCGGTTATTCATAATGTTGAGATGAACGCACTATAAATTATGTGTGACCCATGATTTTACATGGATTATGTGTGTCAATCTCAACATTATTTGGGATTGATGGGACAAAAAAACACTAGGATCCTTAGTATTTTCGTATTCCGCACTACATTTAGTTGTCAGTGTCAGAAAATTCTGTTATAATACATATGTTTTTTGTGGAACTgaatttgaatgaaataaagGTAAGGTAAGAACGAAAAGTGGAAGACAAGGATTGTTGTTTGGTTTTATCAACGATAAATTAACACGGGAAGGCCACAAGAAACTTAGCATGAACAGCTGCCGCTGCAACTTGCCTTTGATAACTCAACTAACATGCGCAAGTTGCATAttgtttttttcctctttttatcGTTTAAATAAATGCAAGTTCCATGAAACACTCTCCTTTGGAATTT of Tripterygium wilfordii isolate XIE 37 chromosome 13, ASM1340144v1, whole genome shotgun sequence contains these proteins:
- the LOC120011682 gene encoding uncharacterized protein At5g01610-like — translated: MDQILNKVGSYWLGKRASKEIDSVGDDFNSLQSSIEGGTKWLVNKIKGKMQKPLPELLKEYGLAIGIFPRDATNYEFNEETGKLTVFVPSICEVGYRDSSVLRFDTTVTGYLEKGKLTDVEGMKTKVMIWVKVSCITADGSKLHFTAGMKKSRNREAYEVLRDGVSVEKF
- the LOC120011665 gene encoding abscisic acid receptor PYL4-like, producing MPFSPPRSSSVLLQRINTTIPTTTTNSKHWSPLTCTTPVPDNVARYHAHSVGPNQCCSAVVQQIAAPVSTVWSVVRRFDNPQAYKHFLKSCHLINGDGNVGTLREVHVISGLPAEKSTERLEILDEERHVISFSVVGGDHRLANYRSVTTLHPAPNGNETVVVESYVVDIPPGNTEEETCVFVDTIVRCNLQSLTQIAENLARR